AATTCATTGGTGTTGAATTTAAATATATTTTTTCAAGAGCACTATAAGTTCTTTCAAAATCAATTGTACTAATTTGATTAACATCTTTTGTTCATAAAATAAGTTTACTATTTAAATCTTCAAAACTTGAAAAATTATTTGTATTAAAATTTTTAAAACTTTCAATTGATTCATCACTAGCTTTTGTATAACTATCATTTAAAAAGTTTTCAAAAACAGATTTAAATTCTGCAGCATTTGTAATAGAAAAACTTACATAATAAGTATTAGCAATTCGACTATTAATACTTGATAAAATATTAGTTGTATTATTAATACCAAAATAATAACCTTCTAAAAAAGAACTCGACATATATTGCAAATCTACACTATTACTAGAAACATTTAAATCAAGATTATATTTTGTATCATCTGCTTCAGTTTTTTCTTCTTCTAAAACTTCATCAATTGATTCAATAATAGTTTCTTCTAAAGTAGAATTTTCAATTGTATTTGATAAAGCTCCACCTGTTTTTAAAATTTCAGGTAATACTGTTGTAAAAAAATCATTTGTTATTTCTCAACTTTTATTTTTTAATTCATCTGGAGTAGTCAATCATTTTGAAAAAGCTTCTGCAAAAAATTCTGCATCACTACTTGAACCATAAATACTTAAATTTATTGTTGAAGCAAAAATATTTTGTAAAAAAAGTTGTTTATAAAAATTATCATTTTGATTTTGATTTAAGTTACTATATTTTACTACTAAGTCATTTTCCAATTTAGTTAAATTATCTTCAGAAATAATAATATTATTTGCATAATAATATTTTAAAATTCTTCCAAAATACATTAATGTTGACTGATTATTTTGGCTAATAATTGGAGAAAAATAACTATTATACTTTAATTCTTCTGCTTTAGTATTTGCTTTATTATCAATTGTTAGTTTATTACTTATTAAAGTATTGTTATTATTATTTATTACTTTTATAAAACTTAGATTATATAAAAATAATGATAGCATAATAAGAATTTTACTAAATAGTTTGAATTTTTTATTCATTAAATCACTTCTTCTCATTTAAATAATATTACTACTTTTCTTTAAAAAAAGAAAGTTTTTTTAAAATAACGGTTGTATAAAGTTTTTTGGGGAGTATTATTTTAAGGTGATTTTAAAATATATATTATTTGCTTTTAAAACAAACACTTTTCTTACAAATCTATTTTAACAAAAAAACTATCATTTTTTAATATATTTATAAGTTTAAAGACTAAAAAAATACAAATGGAAATTTTTTTGCATACTAATGACTGTTGTGCCTGAAGCCTGGAACATTAAAAGTACCATTACTTCCTGATTTAGTGCTTTTATTTGTTTTCTTATCTCTATTTAAATAACCAATTGATTTATAATGATAAACATATTTAAAGTCATACTCTAAATTATCAATCTGAATTGTTTCTAAATCATATTCAAGGAGTGAGCTAAAATTATATCCATTAGTTTTCAATTTTTTAATTAAAAGTAAGTTATTAAAAGTCAAATAACTGTATATTTTTTGCATATCCTAAAATTGACTTAATAAATCAAGAAATCATTCCTTCAGTGTGAGAACTAGAATCAAAATTTTTATAATAATTTTCAATTTCTACTTTATTTCTCTTAATAAAAGCTATAAATGTTTTAAATTCTTCTAATTTCTCAAGTCATGATTGTTCTTCTAATCATAAGTATATATCATTGCATTTTTCCATAATTTCTTCAAATGAATGACCTTCTAATATTTGTTTTCTCAAACTATAAAAAAATATCTATATTTATCAACTATATCATTTTTTCTTCCACGAATAGGAAAAATAGCTTTTAAAAGTTTTAATAAATGAAATTTATCTAATACATATTTAGCATTCATTTCTGTAGCTAAATTTGGAATCCATTGTGCCGCATCTCCAAGTAAAATTAATCGTTTTCCTTCAACATTGCTAAACCACTTATTTAATAGTCGGCTGATTCTTTGAGCATATTTATTAGTTTTGATTGTTTCACCATTTTTAACTAATAAATAATCAACTCTTTTATTTTCTAAATAATTTCGTTTATGCAAACCTTTTCTAGAACCTGTATGCACAGTTAATAAGCGGACTCTATATTCTTGCTTTTTTTTATCAAATTTAAAAATTGGAAAGGTATCATCTGTTTCCAAATAAATATATGGTTTATCTAAAACATCAATTTTATTGCATTCCAAATCTAATAGAGCTTCATCAGAAATATTGAATCTCTTTACTACATTTGAAATAGTTTGCTCACTTATATCTGCATCTCTCAATGAATCAATAATGTCACAATATCTATTACCATTTCCTACTCTATTTAAAATTTCAACTTCTAAACTTGGTATTAATCTTTTATACTTTTTAATATTTATTTGATCATCAACTAAATATTTATATTCTTTCGTATGCTTATTTTGATACGTTTTTCTTGGAAAACAAATTGCTCCATAAATGGTTTTTTGCTTCCTAAGTCTTGTATCTTTTACATATCAACCCTTGTTTATTCTTTCAATACTATTCTTTATTTCTAAATCCATAGATATAAATTTACTAATTAGTTTTTCTATTGCCTTTTTTAAAAATTCTTCATGTATTTCTTTAAAAAAATTAATTTGATCAAAACATAATTTTTGTATATTTTTTATTAATTCAATCCTTTTATTCACTCTTTCATAAAGATTTTACCAAAAAAATATTTTTCTTATATTTTGTTAGCTTAGATTATGAAAAATAAAAAGCCTAATTTAGGCTCTTTATTTTATTTAATTTTTTTGGGCTTTGTTCTTTTTCAAATTCAATAAACAAGTAAACTAAAACTAGAATTAAATTTAATTGTTCTTGAATCAATTCCAATATAAGCTCCATGTCTATAGCTTGATCCAGCATTATAATTTAGCATTGTGTTTGTGGTAATTTTAAAATTTAAAGTATTTCCACTTCATGAATGACTTAATTTTGCTTCTATTCTATGGTAATCATTTGAACTATGATTAAATGATGGATTTAAAAATATATAACTTCCACTACTTGAGTTTAAATTATAATTAAATATCTTTCTAGTTGGCGTCCCCATATTCATTTTAGCGGATGATTGTTGTCACCCTTTACTTCCATTATTGGTAAAATTATATCCATAATAAAGATCAGCTGTAATTGAAGTATAATTTTTTAAGAACTCTGCTTTGGATGGAACATAATCAAGTGTATTAATACTTAATGTAGTTCATTCTTGACCTCATCATTTATTTCTATCACCTTTTGAAATTTCCTTATTGAAGTCATAAGATGAATTAAAACTATTTAGACTACCAAAGTCACTATATCGATGAATAAAAGTTCTTCTATCTTTTCCATAATAATTCATATTTTTTGTAAAAGTTGGATAAGTTGGATTATATCTTAAACCAGTCTTATAATCATAATCAACATTTGAATCATAATTTTGAACATTTTCATATTCTTTTTGAACATTTTTATCTAATTTTTGACTGTTTTCTTTAAAATTAGAGTCATTAAATTTAATTAATAGTGGCATTGTAATTAAAGTTGATAATCCTATTATTGATAAAAATATTTTTTTCATGCTTTTTCCTCCATTATTAGATAAATAAAAAACAAAACATTTGTTTTGTCTCGTCTTATCTTCCCTATAACATTAATATTAGTTTCCTATCTTTGTTTAGAATCTAATGTTTTTTCGTTATCTTTTTTATTTTCTAATTTTTCTTGTTGAAATTTATTCATTTCAGAAAAAATTGTTTCGATTTGATCACGTGAATAAACTCTATTTTCATAACGACCAGTTTCACCAGCAGCTTTTTGTTTCTCAGTTGCTGGACAAAACACAGTTGCTGGAAATGAATTTCAGGGTTTTTCCATTTCATTTGTTGTAGCATTTAATATTTCTTTTCCAACTGGAGGTAAAGAAATCTCAAAAGCTCCAATTGATACATGAATTATCCTTGAAAAATAGCCTATACTTCTCAAGTAATTTCTGCAATTGGTATTGCAATAATTGGTGCATATTTAAATATTTGAATTAAAAGAGTATCACCAAATGTTATTAATCAAATTACTGTTCCAACAATAACAATTCTTGGTTCTTTCACTATAAGATTATTTATTATTGGACCAGTTGGATATGTAATTGGTTCTGCAATTGGTATTGCATTTCAATGAGCTTTAACTGATGGGATTGCAAAATACTTTTTTGTTATTATAATTGGTTTATTTCACGCTGGATTTGTAATTACAGGAATGTATCACTTACTAAATGCAGTAATTTTACAAAATGTTGCTCAAAATTGAGGAGACTTTATTTTTATGAGTATTTGTGCTCAAGCAATTGGACAAGGAAGTGCTGTAATTGGGTGAATGATTCTAAATAGAAAAGACCCAAAAACAAAAGAAGTTGGAACTGCTTTAGTTGTTTCTGCCTATCTTGGAGTAACTGAACCTGCACTTTATGGTGTAAATTTAAAATATTTATTCCCTTTTATAGCTGGTTCAATTTCAACCGCTATTGCTTTAGAAATTTGTGTAATGTCTGGGGTAACAGCACAATCAATTGGAAATGGAAGTTGATTGGGAATTTTAAGTGTACAAATTAATTCAAAAGTAGAAGGAGTTAAAACATGAGCTGGTACTGCATACTTATGATTTATGATTGCCAATATTGTAAATGCAGCATTAGTTATTTCACTTTCTTATATATTTGGAAAAATGAAATTCTTTAAAAAATTTGATCCAAATTTTGTGGAATTAAAAAATGAAAATAAAAAAATTAAAAATAAAGAAAAAATAGTTGCATAATAATTTTGTAAGGAAAGGAAAATTAAAATGGCTAGAAATATTGATAAAACTGAATCAATTACCAAAGCAAGTTATTTTTTAGGAGTAGTTTGATCTTTGAGTTTAGTTATTGGAACAATACTAGTTTCAATATTGGAATTATTTAGTTTTTGGTGAATTTTAATAATTATTACACTTTTAAGTATTGGATTATTTATTATTCATTTAAAAATAACAAGAAATATTATGAATAACATCAATGTTGATAAGAATATTTTTATACTTCATTGATTATGTTTTATTCAATTACTAGCTTTAAATATTCCTTTATTTGCATATGAGGTAATTGGAATTTTATTTTATAAAAAAATTGCATATATACTATAAATTCTATGTTAACTAAAACTTAAAGTATTATTATAAAAGACATATAATAGTAATTCTAAGACCATGATGTAGTTCTTTGTAGAT
This genomic window from Spiroplasma taiwanense CT-1 contains:
- a CDS encoding Mbov_0401 family ICE element transposase-like protein; translated protein: MNKRIELIKNIQKLCFDQINFFKEIHEEFLKKAIEKLISKFISMDLEIKNSIERINKGWYVKDTRLRKQKTIYGAICFPRKTYQNKHTKEYKYLVDDQINIKKYKRLIPSLEVEILNRVGNGNRYCDIIDSLRDADISEQTISNVVKRFNISDEALLDLECNKIDVLDKPYIYLETDDTFPIFKFDKKKQEYRVRLLTVHTGSRKGLHKRNYLENKRVDYLLVKNGETIKTNKYAQRISRLLNKWFSNVEGKRLILLGDAAQWIPNLATEMNAKYVLDKFHLLKLLKAIFPIRGRKNDIVDKYRYFFIVWENKY
- a CDS encoding PTS transporter subunit EIIC, yielding MNYPWKIAYTSQVISAIGIAIIGAYLNIWIKRVSPNVINQITVPTITILGSFTIRLFIIGPVGYVIGSAIGIAFQWALTDGIAKYFFVIIIGLFHAGFVITGMYHLLNAVILQNVAQNWGDFIFMSICAQAIGQGSAVIGWMILNRKDPKTKEVGTALVVSAYLGVTEPALYGVNLKYLFPFIAGSISTAIALEICVMSGVTAQSIGNGSWLGILSVQINSKVEGVKTWAGTAYLWFMIANIVNAALVISLSYIFGKMKFFKKFDPNFVELKNENKKIKNKEKIVA